A region of uncultured Desulfobacter sp. DNA encodes the following proteins:
- a CDS encoding YhbY family RNA-binding protein yields the protein MTQLTGAQRKYLRGLAHNLNPSALVGSKGVTTALIQEMDNALNASELIKIKFIDHKEKEIKSALLDEIAAQLKCHVAGIIGHVAVLYRCHPDPEKRKINLA from the coding sequence GTGACACAACTTACCGGCGCCCAGCGCAAATATTTAAGGGGCCTTGCCCATAATTTAAACCCTTCGGCCCTTGTGGGCTCAAAGGGTGTGACAACAGCCCTGATCCAGGAGATGGACAACGCTTTGAATGCATCCGAGCTGATCAAGATAAAATTTATTGATCACAAGGAAAAGGAGATCAAATCGGCTCTGCTTGACGAGATTGCAGCTCAGCTTAAATGCCATGTTGCCGGCATCATCGGCCATGTGGCTGTTCTTTACCGCTGTCATCCAGACCCGGAAAAGCGTAAAATCAATTTGGCTTGA
- a CDS encoding murein transglycosylase A, translated as MTRIKGPVRFYLYRRCLSTVLYWLMILILAGILGCRDQKKIEQPWNEPLKKVAKEDLPEFTDTLSLQDIGASIDQSLVYFRRVPQTRTYDYGGDLYNASHMIVSLETFKAFLETGPTVKELSRFIREKYTVYQSVGGPSSDVLFTGYFEPTYPGSRTQSPDYPWPVYSMPEDLFQIDLSQFSDAYKGHKRLMARLDASSRRVLPYYTREEINRQSDFAQKARPVVWLASRIDRFFLEIQGSGRVMLPDKEIVRLHYAGANGRKYSAVGKYLIENNEVTKEQMSMQAIRRWLSIHPERMDEVLFTNDSFVFFNEGQGGPFGCIGVAVTPVRSIATDTALFPKGGLAFIQAALPAAMGQPKEQWPSASLFVLNQDTGGAIKGPGRVDLFCGAGDWADFTAGHMVARGQLYFLVLSP; from the coding sequence ATGACACGGATTAAAGGTCCTGTCCGGTTTTATCTGTATCGGCGATGCTTATCTACTGTACTTTACTGGCTGATGATACTTATTCTTGCCGGGATACTGGGGTGCCGGGATCAGAAAAAAATAGAACAGCCCTGGAACGAACCCTTGAAAAAGGTGGCCAAAGAAGACCTGCCGGAATTTACCGACACGTTGTCCCTGCAAGACATTGGGGCCTCCATCGACCAGAGCCTTGTCTATTTCAGACGGGTGCCGCAAACCCGGACCTATGATTATGGCGGGGATCTGTACAATGCGTCACATATGATAGTTTCCCTTGAAACCTTTAAGGCTTTTCTGGAAACCGGACCCACTGTAAAGGAGTTGAGCCGGTTTATCCGGGAAAAGTATACAGTGTACCAAAGTGTGGGTGGCCCCAGCAGTGACGTGCTTTTTACCGGTTATTTTGAACCCACCTATCCGGGCAGCCGTACACAGAGTCCGGACTATCCCTGGCCGGTCTATTCCATGCCCGAAGATCTGTTTCAAATTGATCTGTCGCAGTTTTCCGATGCATATAAGGGGCACAAACGACTCATGGCGCGTCTTGACGCAAGCTCCCGCAGAGTCCTTCCCTACTACACCCGGGAAGAGATCAACAGACAGTCGGATTTTGCACAAAAGGCCCGGCCGGTGGTCTGGCTGGCCAGCCGTATTGACCGGTTCTTTCTGGAGATTCAGGGATCGGGCAGGGTGATGCTGCCTGACAAGGAGATTGTCCGCCTGCATTACGCCGGGGCCAATGGCCGTAAATACAGTGCTGTGGGAAAATATCTCATTGAGAACAACGAGGTGACAAAGGAGCAGATGTCCATGCAGGCCATTCGCCGGTGGCTCTCCATCCACCCGGAGCGTATGGACGAAGTATTGTTCACCAACGACAGCTTTGTGTTTTTCAACGAGGGCCAGGGCGGGCCCTTTGGCTGCATCGGTGTCGCCGTAACCCCTGTGCGCTCCATTGCCACGGACACCGCGCTTTTTCCCAAAGGCGGACTGGCCTTTATCCAGGCCGCACTGCCTGCGGCCATGGGGCAGCCCAAGGAACAGTGGCCCAGCGCGTCGCTGTTTGTGCTGAATCAGGACACCGGTGGTGCCATCAAGGGGCCGGGCCGGGTGGATCTGTTCTGCGGCGCAGGTGACTGGGCCGATTTCACCGCTGGTCATATGGTGGCCCGGGGTCAGCTCTATTTTCTGGTGCTTTCGCCATAA
- a CDS encoding PocR ligand-binding domain-containing protein, translated as MPLKPTQQDILNTKDRYSNDEDSLSTLIDVETLQSIMNDFHQLTGMTTAILDMKGNIVEATGWQDICAKFHRIHPETAKKCAESDFRLVQDIKPGEYREYQCQNGLWDVVTPLYIENKHMGNIYTGQFFYDDDIVDQTRFIQQAQKYGFDKDEYMAALNRIPRYSREKIKHLMQFLVKLTSYISNISYAKKKLDKVIQEQKRMEHSLRESERFQRALLQTIPDFIWLKDQNGVFLSCNAMFERILNAKEEQILGKTDYDFVDKIIADQFREHDRKAMAAGKPSSNEECVTLADTGEKVLLETVKTPMIDEQGRCIGVLGIARNITERKKADDEKTELRNQLQQAQKMESVGRLAGGVAHDFNNMLGVIIGFSELGLVQTIEGSQLHHALQQIMTAAKRSADITRQLLAFARKQTVSPIVLDINSTVKGMTHMLSRFIGEDIDLVWQADQTVWPVKMDPGQLDQIMVNLCVNARDAIEDIGKITIETANVIIDETYCNHHYYFLPGDFVLLAVSDNGCGMDHETLKNIFEPFFTTKEATKGTGLGLSTVYGIVKQNNGFINVYSEVGFGTTFKIYLPRHCETMQIEPDNSPEIALEFGQETILIVEDESIILEMATLMLQSFGYNVVVAGTPSEAIRRVKQHHGKIDLLLTDVVLPEMNGKDLARHLRKIYPNLKCLFMSGYTANVIAHHGVLDEGVNFIQKPFQRVELGAKIKEALGKDNSKQLTDHKRDPSL; from the coding sequence ATGCCTTTAAAACCCACACAGCAGGATATCCTTAATACGAAAGACCGGTACAGCAACGATGAGGACAGCCTCAGCACCCTTATCGATGTTGAGACTCTTCAGTCGATAATGAACGATTTCCATCAACTGACAGGCATGACAACGGCCATTCTCGACATGAAAGGAAACATCGTTGAAGCAACCGGGTGGCAGGACATCTGTGCGAAATTCCACAGGATTCATCCGGAAACCGCTAAAAAATGCGCTGAAAGTGATTTCCGCCTGGTTCAGGATATCAAGCCGGGTGAATACAGGGAATACCAGTGCCAAAACGGGCTGTGGGATGTGGTCACCCCGCTGTATATCGAAAATAAACATATGGGCAATATTTACACCGGACAATTTTTTTATGATGACGATATAGTTGACCAGACCCGCTTTATTCAACAGGCCCAAAAATATGGATTCGACAAAGACGAGTACATGGCGGCTTTAAACCGCATTCCAAGATACAGCAGGGAAAAAATAAAACATCTGATGCAGTTTCTTGTTAAATTAACCTCATATATATCAAACATCAGTTATGCAAAAAAGAAACTGGATAAAGTGATCCAGGAGCAAAAACGGATGGAACATTCTTTAAGGGAGAGCGAAAGATTCCAGCGGGCTTTGCTTCAGACCATCCCCGATTTTATCTGGTTGAAAGATCAAAATGGCGTTTTCCTATCCTGCAACGCAATGTTTGAGCGCATTCTTAACGCCAAAGAGGAGCAGATTCTCGGCAAAACCGATTACGATTTTGTGGATAAAATTATCGCCGACCAGTTCCGGGAACATGACCGCAAGGCCATGGCGGCGGGCAAACCCAGCAGCAATGAGGAGTGTGTGACCCTGGCCGACACCGGCGAGAAGGTGCTGCTGGAAACCGTGAAAACCCCCATGATTGATGAACAGGGCAGATGCATCGGTGTTCTGGGCATTGCCCGGAACATTACCGAGCGTAAAAAGGCTGACGATGAAAAGACGGAACTGAGAAATCAGCTCCAGCAGGCCCAGAAAATGGAATCTGTCGGGCGCCTTGCCGGTGGCGTTGCCCACGATTTCAACAACATGCTTGGTGTGATCATCGGCTTTAGTGAACTTGGCCTTGTCCAGACCATCGAAGGGTCTCAACTTCATCATGCCCTGCAGCAGATCATGACGGCAGCCAAACGATCCGCCGACATCACCCGTCAATTGCTGGCGTTTGCCAGAAAACAGACCGTTTCACCCATAGTGCTTGATATAAACAGTACTGTTAAAGGAATGACTCATATGTTGAGCCGTTTCATAGGAGAGGATATCGATCTGGTATGGCAGGCCGACCAAACTGTCTGGCCGGTGAAGATGGATCCGGGGCAATTGGATCAGATTATGGTCAATTTATGTGTCAATGCCCGGGATGCCATTGAAGATATCGGAAAAATAACCATTGAAACCGCCAATGTTATCATTGACGAAACCTATTGTAACCATCACTACTATTTTTTGCCTGGCGATTTTGTGCTTCTGGCTGTCAGCGACAACGGATGCGGCATGGACCATGAGACCTTGAAAAATATCTTTGAGCCATTCTTTACAACCAAAGAGGCAACCAAGGGGACCGGTCTTGGTTTATCAACGGTTTACGGGATTGTGAAGCAAAACAACGGGTTTATTAATGTTTACAGCGAAGTGGGTTTCGGCACGACATTCAAAATATACCTTCCACGGCATTGTGAAACCATGCAGATAGAACCGGACAACAGTCCGGAAATAGCGCTTGAATTCGGCCAGGAAACGATCCTGATCGTGGAAGATGAATCAATTATCCTTGAAATGGCCACACTGATGCTTCAAAGTTTTGGGTATAACGTGGTGGTAGCCGGTACGCCCAGCGAAGCCATTCGCAGGGTTAAACAGCATCATGGCAAGATTGATCTGCTCCTGACGGACGTGGTTCTGCCCGAGATGAACGGCAAAGATCTTGCGCGGCATCTTCGAAAGATTTATCCAAACCTTAAATGCCTGTTTATGTCCGGGTACACAGCCAATGTCATTGCCCATCACGGCGTTTTGGATGAAGGGGTTAATTTTATCCAGAAACCGTTTCAACGCGTGGAGCTCGGGGCCAAAATCAAAGAAGCCCTGGGCAAGGATAATTCCAAACAGTTAACAGACCATAAAAGAGACCCAAGCCTATGA
- the pyrR gene encoding bifunctional pyr operon transcriptional regulator/uracil phosphoribosyltransferase PyrR, producing the protein MTKKKSILNDQDYKRIITRIAYEIIEKHKGVKNLALVGIQTRGDFLAKRLAEQIAAIEGTAPPVGSMDINMYRDDWTKISHQPTVRPSNIPFAVDDKEIILVDDVLFTGRTIRAAMEALMDFGRPARIELAILVDRGHRELPIQADYQGIFADTEPDDMIHVHVLEQDNEDCVYRELK; encoded by the coding sequence ATGACAAAAAAGAAGAGCATTCTCAATGACCAGGACTACAAACGGATCATCACCCGCATTGCCTACGAAATCATTGAAAAACACAAAGGAGTAAAAAACCTGGCCCTGGTGGGAATCCAGACCCGGGGGGATTTTCTTGCCAAACGCCTGGCGGAACAGATCGCCGCCATTGAAGGCACAGCACCTCCCGTGGGCTCCATGGACATCAACATGTACCGGGACGACTGGACCAAAATCAGCCATCAGCCCACGGTAAGGCCGTCCAACATTCCCTTTGCCGTGGATGACAAAGAAATTATCCTTGTTGATGACGTACTTTTCACCGGAAGGACCATCCGGGCCGCCATGGAAGCGTTGATGGATTTTGGCAGACCCGCCCGCATAGAGCTTGCCATCCTTGTGGACAGAGGCCACAGGGAACTGCCCATCCAGGCCGATTACCAGGGTATTTTTGCAGACACGGAACCCGATGACATGATCCATGTCCATGTGCTTGAACAGGATAATGAAGACTGCGTTTATAGAGAATTGAAATAA
- a CDS encoding Tex family protein, giving the protein MIIIISRETGLREHQVAAVLDLLEQGSTVPFIARYRKERTGSLDEVAISHIRDRAKALNELEARKQAIIKSLEERQLYTKDLAQQIEKADSMARLEDVYEKYRPKKRTRATIAREKGLEPLALMILEPPAGFGLHKEAARFMGPEVPDIEQALAGARDIIAEIINEDAAIRSTIRDFFINTSLIQATVIKGKEQDAAKFKDYFDWKEPAFKAPSHRILAMLRGAGEKMLRVHVQPDEDKALAIIQAVYPGKKKVDSQSREQIVAAAQDAYKRLLSKSIENEALRILKQNADETAVAVFSDNLRQVLLSPPLGGRSVMAVDPGFRTGCKIACLDATGKLVHHDIIHPHTPNGKASAAQLVPKLVKQYKIQAIAVGNGTAGRETESFIKELGLPEDVDVIMVDESGASIYSASEAAREEFPDHDITVRGAVSIGRRLMDPLAELVKVEPKSIGVGQYQHDVDQNMLQTALDDVVVSCVNQVGVEANTASKQLLSRVSGLNAGIAANMVKYRDENGAFASRSDFLKVPRLGKKAFEQAAGFLRIRNGKNPLDRSGIHPESYPVVKQMAKDLGCGVEEMMAAKGPVQSMDLTPYVTATTGLPTLKDIVAELAAPGRDPRQPFQTFSFDKNIHEINDLAPDMVVPGIVTNVTAFGAFVDIGVHQDGLIHISQLADRFVKDPNEIVKVRQQVTVRVLEVDIPRKRISLSMKKGQTR; this is encoded by the coding sequence ATGATAATAATCATCAGCCGGGAAACCGGTCTTAGGGAACATCAGGTGGCTGCGGTTCTGGATCTTCTGGAACAGGGATCCACAGTGCCGTTTATCGCAAGATACAGAAAAGAGCGCACCGGCAGCCTGGACGAGGTGGCCATATCCCATATCCGGGACAGAGCAAAGGCATTAAACGAGCTGGAAGCCAGAAAGCAGGCCATTATAAAATCCCTGGAGGAGAGGCAGCTTTACACCAAAGATTTAGCGCAGCAGATTGAAAAAGCTGACTCCATGGCCCGCCTGGAGGATGTGTACGAAAAGTACCGGCCCAAAAAACGGACCCGTGCGACCATTGCCCGGGAAAAGGGACTGGAACCCCTGGCACTGATGATTCTTGAGCCCCCGGCAGGCTTTGGTCTCCACAAAGAGGCTGCCCGATTCATGGGCCCTGAGGTGCCGGACATTGAACAGGCCTTGGCCGGAGCCAGGGATATCATTGCTGAAATCATTAACGAAGATGCCGCCATCCGGTCAACAATCAGGGATTTTTTCATTAATACATCCTTGATCCAGGCAACGGTCATCAAGGGCAAGGAGCAGGACGCGGCAAAATTCAAGGACTATTTTGACTGGAAGGAACCGGCATTTAAAGCCCCGTCCCATCGTATTCTTGCCATGCTCAGGGGCGCGGGTGAAAAAATGTTGCGGGTCCATGTACAGCCCGACGAAGACAAAGCCCTGGCCATCATCCAGGCTGTTTATCCGGGCAAAAAGAAGGTGGATTCCCAAAGCCGGGAACAGATCGTTGCAGCCGCCCAGGATGCATACAAGCGCCTGCTCTCCAAATCCATCGAAAACGAGGCTTTGAGAATCCTCAAACAAAATGCCGATGAAACGGCAGTGGCAGTTTTTTCGGACAATTTAAGGCAGGTGCTTCTCTCCCCTCCCCTGGGCGGCAGGTCCGTAATGGCGGTTGATCCGGGGTTCCGCACCGGGTGCAAAATAGCCTGCCTGGATGCCACGGGAAAGCTTGTCCACCATGACATCATCCATCCCCACACCCCAAACGGCAAGGCATCCGCGGCACAGCTTGTCCCCAAACTTGTCAAGCAATATAAGATCCAGGCCATCGCCGTGGGCAACGGCACGGCAGGACGGGAAACCGAAAGCTTCATCAAAGAGCTTGGGCTGCCCGAAGATGTGGATGTGATCATGGTGGATGAAAGCGGAGCATCGATCTATTCGGCGTCTGAAGCGGCCCGGGAAGAGTTTCCCGACCATGACATTACGGTCAGGGGCGCTGTATCCATCGGCAGGCGGCTCATGGACCCCCTGGCAGAACTGGTCAAAGTGGAACCTAAATCCATCGGGGTGGGCCAGTACCAGCACGATGTAGACCAGAATATGCTCCAGACCGCCCTGGATGATGTGGTGGTCTCCTGCGTCAACCAGGTGGGCGTGGAAGCCAACACCGCATCAAAACAGCTTCTTTCCAGGGTATCCGGCCTGAATGCAGGCATTGCCGCCAACATGGTCAAATACAGGGATGAAAACGGAGCCTTTGCATCCCGAAGCGATTTTCTCAAAGTACCCCGTCTCGGCAAAAAAGCATTTGAACAGGCGGCAGGATTCCTGAGAATCCGGAACGGAAAAAATCCTTTGGACCGCAGCGGTATTCATCCCGAATCCTATCCCGTGGTCAAACAGATGGCAAAGGATCTTGGATGCGGCGTGGAAGAGATGATGGCGGCAAAAGGCCCGGTGCAGTCCATGGACCTGACACCTTATGTGACGGCAACCACAGGCCTTCCCACACTCAAGGACATTGTGGCCGAACTGGCAGCTCCGGGGCGGGACCCGAGGCAGCCGTTCCAGACATTCTCATTTGACAAAAATATCCATGAAATCAACGACTTGGCGCCAGACATGGTCGTACCCGGCATTGTGACCAATGTCACGGCATTTGGCGCCTTTGTGGATATCGGCGTCCACCAGGATGGATTGATTCACATCAGCCAGCTGGCCGATCGCTTTGTTAAAGACCCCAACGAAATCGTCAAAGTCAGGCAGCAGGTTACGGTTAGGGTCCTGGAGGTGGATATCCCGAGGAAGCGCATTTCACTTTCCATGAAAAAAGGGCAAACAAGATAA
- a CDS encoding MBL fold metallo-hydrolase: protein MQKTSFIVIRGNSMRLEGGCMFGNAPSTLWKKWVKADEKEMIDISSNCLLVRTENHNILFETGCGAYLSPDMRERFAVNEETHLLLQALEEQGLSDSGISHVILSHMHFDHVGGLLSAWEPDRESDLLFPHALFVVGEENFKRSKSPHMRDRASFIPKLSDKLQSTGRLVLKRGGDRLEVDSLVIEFFQSDGHTPGMLVSRIQAPGGTVIFTGDLMPGLPWVNLPITMGYDRFAEKLVDEKKQILDRALAEDALLVFPHDAVHAAARVELDPVKKRVMPSKIFKTLNITL, encoded by the coding sequence ATGCAGAAAACTTCATTTATTGTTATTCGGGGTAACAGTATGCGCCTGGAGGGCGGATGCATGTTCGGAAACGCCCCTTCCACCCTGTGGAAGAAGTGGGTTAAAGCAGATGAGAAAGAGATGATTGATATTTCTTCAAACTGCCTTCTGGTCAGAACCGAAAACCACAATATATTGTTTGAGACCGGATGCGGCGCATATCTTTCCCCGGATATGAGAGAGCGCTTTGCCGTTAACGAGGAAACGCATCTGTTGTTGCAGGCCCTGGAAGAGCAGGGCTTGAGTGATTCAGGCATCAGCCATGTGATTCTGTCCCACATGCATTTTGACCATGTGGGCGGGCTTTTAAGCGCCTGGGAGCCGGATCGGGAATCTGACCTGCTGTTTCCCCATGCCCTTTTTGTGGTGGGCGAAGAGAACTTCAAGCGCTCCAAATCACCTCATATGCGTGACCGGGCCTCATTTATTCCCAAGCTTTCTGATAAACTGCAGTCCACGGGGCGTCTGGTGCTCAAAAGGGGAGGGGATCGTTTGGAGGTGGACAGCTTGGTCATTGAATTTTTTCAAAGTGACGGCCACACGCCTGGAATGCTGGTCTCTCGGATTCAGGCCCCGGGGGGTACCGTGATTTTCACCGGAGATCTGATGCCGGGACTGCCCTGGGTAAACCTGCCCATCACCATGGGATATGACCGTTTTGCCGAAAAGCTGGTTGACGAGAAAAAACAGATACTGGACCGGGCCCTCGCCGAAGACGCCCTGCTGGTCTTTCCCCACGACGCCGTTCATGCCGCTGCCCGGGTTGAACTGGATCCCGTGAAAAAAAGAGTGATGCCGTCCAAAATTTTTAAAACTTTAAATATAACACTGTAA
- the ychF gene encoding redox-regulated ATPase YchF: protein MKVGIIGLPQTGKKTLFQILTGNEITDPAKAFKPVPGTADILDSRFDRLVQMYTPKKEVKARLDLVLLPKMEAETISKGDIFKDISDMDAICHVIRAFEDESVYHAQGSVNALRDFDMVNSELVMHDQIFVEKRIERLSAMVKKIKDEDQKKELVLMEKMLAHLEQELPLRLFELSEDEEKLIRSYPFITLKKLVVAVNVAEDDLGNTGILDQFKDSCDALAIKAMLVSAKVEAEIAMLDSVEEKQEFLEDLGITATALETLTALCLESLNLISFFTVGKDEVRQWLVRKEAKAPTAAGVIHSDLERGFIRAEVFKYDELMDLGSEAELKKNGKFYVEGKEYVVQDGDILNIRFSV, encoded by the coding sequence ATGAAGGTAGGCATTATCGGACTTCCCCAGACAGGGAAGAAAACATTGTTTCAGATTCTGACCGGAAACGAAATTACGGATCCGGCCAAGGCGTTTAAGCCGGTGCCGGGCACCGCCGATATCCTGGATTCCAGGTTTGACAGGCTGGTGCAGATGTATACCCCGAAAAAAGAGGTCAAGGCGCGTCTTGATCTGGTGCTGCTGCCCAAAATGGAGGCCGAGACCATCTCCAAAGGCGATATATTTAAGGATATATCGGATATGGATGCCATCTGCCATGTGATCCGGGCTTTTGAAGATGAGTCTGTTTACCATGCCCAGGGCAGTGTGAATGCCCTGCGGGATTTTGACATGGTCAACTCCGAGCTTGTGATGCACGATCAGATTTTTGTGGAAAAACGAATTGAACGGCTCTCGGCCATGGTCAAGAAAATCAAGGATGAAGACCAGAAAAAAGAGCTGGTGCTCATGGAGAAGATGCTGGCCCATCTGGAGCAGGAGCTGCCGCTGAGACTGTTTGAACTGTCCGAGGATGAGGAGAAGCTGATCCGCTCTTATCCCTTTATCACGTTGAAGAAACTGGTGGTCGCGGTGAATGTGGCCGAAGATGATCTTGGCAATACAGGTATCCTGGATCAATTTAAAGACAGTTGCGATGCCCTGGCCATAAAGGCCATGCTGGTGTCGGCCAAGGTGGAAGCCGAGATCGCCATGCTGGACAGCGTCGAGGAAAAACAGGAGTTCCTTGAAGATCTGGGCATTACTGCCACGGCCCTGGAAACGTTGACAGCTCTGTGTCTGGAATCCTTGAACCTGATTTCGTTTTTCACCGTTGGCAAGGATGAGGTCCGGCAGTGGCTGGTGAGAAAAGAGGCAAAGGCCCCCACCGCCGCAGGCGTCATCCACTCCGACCTTGAACGGGGGTTTATCCGGGCCGAGGTGTTCAAGTATGATGAACTCATGGATCTTGGCTCCGAAGCAGAACTGAAAAAGAACGGCAAGTTCTACGTGGAAGGCAAAGAGTACGTGGTCCAGGACGGGGATATTCTTAATATCCGTTTTTCGGTGTAA
- a CDS encoding cytoplasmic protein, whose translation MKKNTHQFIQEYKGIAAFGMDRESDEETVMFYLQKFSEDTFMKALIPRLSDRELEEIYEWVHGYLKKYISESEYHSLFLKDR comes from the coding sequence ATGAAAAAAAACACCCACCAGTTTATCCAGGAATACAAGGGCATTGCCGCCTTTGGCATGGACAGGGAAAGCGATGAGGAAACCGTCATGTTCTATCTTCAGAAATTCAGTGAGGATACCTTTATGAAAGCACTGATACCAAGGCTTTCCGACCGGGAACTTGAGGAGATCTATGAATGGGTCCACGGATATTTAAAAAAATACATTTCCGAAAGCGAATATCACAGCCTGTTTTTAAAAGACCGTTAA
- a CDS encoding DNA recombination protein RmuC, whose product MIDFAHMVINTDNLTFLGVGFTLGLLTALVLVKLVIHFFSGRFRALSDKALYENSRQFMDMAQSHFSSYVREARQDFSVKEDAFTRAVDPVHRMLDRYEQRLGTMEKDRSQAFGAISQYLSDMAKTQHQLAKETDNLVKALRVPHVRGRWGEVTLKRAVELAGMVDHCDFIEQGVQGTGKGALRPDMVVQLPGNRQVVVDAKVPLMAYLDALETVNEQEQKARLDDHARQVMSHIVQLGAKNYAAAFSPSPEFVVLFIPGENFFSAALAARPDLIEKGVAHGVILATPTTLIALLKTVSYVWLQQAGYENARAIRELGLELFERLSTMAGHMNRLGTDIERTAATFNRTLGAMEKRVLASARKFENLGVSSTGLPHCEPVSESVLTLNRMKERSPEDDTD is encoded by the coding sequence ATGATCGATTTTGCCCATATGGTTATCAACACGGACAATCTGACTTTTTTAGGGGTGGGGTTTACCCTGGGCCTGTTAACGGCCCTGGTTCTTGTTAAATTGGTTATCCATTTTTTTTCAGGACGGTTCAGGGCGTTGTCCGACAAGGCGCTTTATGAAAATTCCAGGCAGTTCATGGACATGGCCCAGTCCCATTTCAGCAGTTATGTCCGGGAAGCCCGTCAGGATTTCAGCGTGAAAGAGGATGCCTTCACCCGGGCCGTGGACCCGGTGCATCGCATGCTGGACCGCTATGAGCAGCGCCTTGGCACCATGGAAAAGGACCGAAGCCAGGCCTTTGGCGCCATCAGCCAGTATTTGTCGGATATGGCAAAAACCCAGCACCAGCTTGCCAAGGAGACAGATAACCTGGTCAAGGCGCTGCGGGTGCCCCATGTCCGGGGCCGATGGGGAGAGGTGACCCTGAAACGGGCTGTGGAGCTGGCCGGTATGGTCGACCATTGCGACTTCATTGAACAGGGTGTACAGGGGACAGGGAAGGGGGCTTTGCGGCCTGATATGGTGGTGCAGCTGCCCGGCAACCGCCAGGTGGTGGTGGATGCCAAGGTGCCGCTCATGGCCTATCTGGATGCCCTGGAAACCGTAAATGAACAGGAGCAGAAAGCCAGGCTGGATGATCATGCCCGCCAGGTCATGTCCCACATTGTCCAGCTGGGAGCAAAAAATTATGCCGCCGCCTTCAGTCCTAGTCCTGAATTTGTGGTCCTGTTTATCCCCGGAGAAAATTTTTTTTCAGCCGCCCTGGCCGCCCGGCCTGATCTCATTGAAAAAGGGGTGGCCCACGGCGTGATCCTGGCCACGCCCACCACTCTGATCGCCCTGCTTAAAACAGTGTCCTATGTGTGGCTGCAGCAGGCCGGCTATGAAAACGCCCGGGCCATCCGGGAACTTGGTCTGGAGCTTTTTGAACGGCTGTCCACCATGGCCGGACACATGAACCGCCTGGGAACGGATATTGAGCGCACCGCCGCCACCTTTAACCGCACCCTGGGTGCCATGGAAAAACGGGTTCTGGCTTCGGCCCGGAAATTTGAGAATTTAGGCGTTTCCAGTACCGGCCTGCCCCATTGCGAGCCTGTGTCTGAATCTGTTTTAACCCTTAACCGCATGAAGGAAAGGAGCCCGGAAGATGACACGGATTAA
- a CDS encoding molybdopterin-binding protein — MNAHLHRTSLPGHLKIAILSISAARTFDNDKNGLWIKKQGKKEGHEVVLHQLIPNDAHAITEALEHIIERISPHAVIIIGGTGISPRDVTLETVQPLFDKELTSFGPIFAQLNFEQIDSAAILSRATAGFIKGTVIFCIPDTLNACKLACSNLIFPELGHLIKHAKE; from the coding sequence ATGAACGCCCATCTCCACCGGACATCTTTGCCCGGACACCTCAAAATTGCCATACTGTCCATATCCGCAGCCCGGACCTTTGACAATGACAAAAACGGTTTGTGGATAAAAAAACAGGGGAAAAAAGAGGGACATGAAGTTGTTCTTCACCAATTGATTCCCAACGATGCCCATGCCATCACAGAAGCCCTTGAACATATTATCGAACGGATCTCCCCCCATGCCGTCATCATAATCGGGGGAACCGGCATCAGCCCCCGGGATGTCACCCTGGAAACGGTACAGCCTTTGTTTGACAAGGAACTGACATCTTTCGGACCGATATTCGCCCAACTCAACTTTGAACAGATCGACTCTGCCGCCATTTTATCCCGGGCCACGGCAGGCTTTATAAAAGGCACGGTTATATTTTGTATACCCGACACGCTTAACGCCTGCAAACTGGCCTGCAGCAATCTGATTTTCCCGGAACTTGGACATTTAATCAAACACGCAAAGGAATAG